From the genome of Winogradskyella forsetii, one region includes:
- a CDS encoding S9 family peptidase: MKKLLLLLCVSTILFSCKEDKDTTVVQRDIEKYTIEQFMDNEAVSGGSFSHDNSTLLISSNRSGIYNVYTIPTKGGEMTPITASDSTSYFANSYFPEDNRMLISADGNGDEISHLYVRELDGTITDITPIEGAKADFYGWSKDDKHLYYGSNKRDPKFFDVYKMSIDNYTSEMLYQNNDGMNFSGMSEDENYFALSKTVNTNDSDLFIYNAKTEETTKINDTMSGNSAQDFSKDNNTFYYTTDDGSEFSYLMSYDLDSKEKKKVVEKSWDVVGSGFTSDGSYMLVYVNEDGKNAIEVLDTQTMKPIELPVFEGKSITSVRFSDDEKWMRMYVGGSNSPSDLYTYNLETKEQHKLTNVLNDAINPEDLVNAKVIRYKSFDGTEIPAIYYLPHQASAENKVPAMVWVHGGPGGQTRQNFSSLMQYMVNHGYAVLAVNNRGSSGYGKTFFQMDDKNHGEKDLQDCVEGKNWLASQPQIDGDKIGIIGGSYGGYMTMAALTYAPEEFDVGVNLFGVTNWMRTLKSIPPYWESFREALYDELGDPFSADSVRLKRISPLFHTDKVTKPLIVLQGAKDPRVLQVESDEIVAGVRQNGVPVEYVLFDDEGHGFIKKENQIEAYSRILKFLDTHLKNENAPIDGETSSEKIESETK, encoded by the coding sequence ATGAAAAAATTACTTTTATTACTTTGTGTAAGTACCATTCTGTTTTCTTGTAAAGAGGACAAGGATACCACAGTCGTTCAGCGCGATATTGAGAAGTACACCATTGAACAGTTTATGGACAATGAAGCGGTAAGTGGAGGAAGTTTTTCCCATGACAATAGTACGCTATTGATTTCTAGCAACCGCTCAGGGATTTATAATGTATATACCATTCCAACCAAAGGTGGTGAAATGACTCCGATTACTGCTTCTGACAGTACCTCTTACTTTGCAAATTCCTATTTTCCTGAAGACAACAGAATGTTAATTAGTGCAGATGGAAATGGAGATGAAATCAGTCACTTATACGTTAGGGAATTAGACGGCACAATCACAGATATCACACCTATAGAAGGTGCAAAAGCCGATTTCTATGGCTGGTCTAAAGATGATAAGCATTTGTATTATGGTTCCAATAAGCGCGATCCTAAATTTTTCGATGTCTATAAAATGTCCATTGACAATTACACTTCTGAAATGCTTTATCAAAATAATGATGGTATGAATTTTAGCGGTATGTCTGAAGATGAAAACTATTTCGCACTTTCTAAAACCGTAAATACAAATGATAGTGACTTGTTTATTTATAATGCTAAAACAGAAGAAACCACAAAAATTAATGATACCATGAGCGGTAATTCTGCTCAGGATTTTTCTAAGGATAACAACACCTTTTATTATACGACTGATGATGGCTCCGAATTCTCCTATTTAATGTCTTATGATTTAGATTCCAAGGAAAAGAAAAAAGTAGTTGAAAAGTCTTGGGATGTTGTAGGTAGTGGATTTACTTCTGATGGTAGCTATATGCTTGTCTATGTAAACGAAGATGGTAAAAACGCCATTGAAGTATTAGACACCCAAACTATGAAACCAATAGAATTACCAGTTTTTGAAGGTAAAAGTATTACCAGTGTGCGCTTTAGTGATGACGAAAAGTGGATGCGTATGTATGTGGGAGGTTCTAATTCGCCTTCAGACTTATATACCTACAATCTGGAAACAAAAGAGCAGCATAAACTGACCAATGTATTAAATGATGCTATAAATCCAGAAGATTTAGTTAATGCCAAAGTAATACGATATAAATCATTCGATGGCACCGAAATACCGGCCATTTATTACTTACCTCATCAAGCTTCGGCGGAAAACAAGGTTCCTGCAATGGTTTGGGTTCATGGTGGACCTGGTGGACAAACACGTCAGAATTTTAGTTCGTTGATGCAATATATGGTGAATCACGGCTATGCCGTGTTGGCAGTTAATAATCGAGGAAGTAGTGGTTATGGGAAAACATTCTTTCAAATGGATGATAAAAACCATGGCGAAAAGGATTTACAAGATTGTGTTGAGGGTAAAAATTGGTTGGCATCACAACCACAAATTGATGGTGACAAAATCGGAATTATAGGTGGTTCTTATGGTGGTTATATGACCATGGCTGCCTTAACCTACGCACCAGAAGAATTTGATGTTGGTGTCAATCTATTTGGTGTTACCAATTGGATGCGTACCTTAAAGAGTATTCCACCGTATTGGGAGTCGTTTAGAGAAGCGCTTTATGACGAATTGGGAGACCCATTTTCAGCAGATTCGGTGCGTTTAAAGCGTATTTCACCATTATTCCATACAGATAAAGTCACTAAACCTTTAATTGTATTACAAGGTGCAAAAGACCCAAGGGTATTACAAGTAGAATCGGATGAAATTGTGGCTGGTGTTAGACAAAATGGTGTTCCTGTGGAATATGTTTTGTTTGATGATGAAGGTCATGGCTTTATTAAAAAAGAAAACCAAATCGAGGCCTATAGTCGAATTTTAAAATTCCTTGATACGCATCTCAAAAATGAGAATGCACCTATTGATGGTGAAACCTCATCTGAAAAGATTGAAAGTGAAACGAAATAA
- a CDS encoding App1 family protein, with the protein MPKLDLKLYRGYVNDQELVVTGHVFKSWAPDKYRLDSEGIKHAVAVLHMFRIKPYPNIEVTLRFKNIEVTTKTLKDGYFKFSLPYKDHLESGWHRYDVSCKIGEFGIVNCAELLKPYKGKLGIISDIDDTFLISHSNNFFKKLYVMLLRNVNRRKIFTDVVKHYKALSEAGQTTDLAFNSFFYVSSSEYNLYEFIVAFARLHKLPKAVIKLKKIKAGISDFLLTGRGGHDHKFEKIKEIISFYPNLNYVLLGDDSQQDAYIYERVCKLFPKNITAVYIRQTASTKSKKISKVLLNISSLNVETCYFEYSREAIEHSASIEII; encoded by the coding sequence GTGCCAAAATTAGATTTAAAATTGTACCGAGGCTATGTTAATGACCAAGAACTTGTGGTTACAGGTCACGTATTCAAATCGTGGGCGCCAGATAAATATCGATTGGACAGTGAGGGAATTAAGCATGCCGTTGCCGTACTGCACATGTTCAGAATTAAGCCTTATCCCAATATTGAAGTTACGCTACGTTTTAAGAACATAGAAGTTACCACCAAAACGCTCAAGGATGGTTATTTTAAATTTAGCTTGCCCTATAAAGACCATCTTGAAAGCGGCTGGCATCGTTATGATGTGAGTTGCAAAATAGGTGAATTTGGTATTGTTAATTGTGCTGAGTTATTGAAACCATACAAAGGCAAATTAGGTATTATTTCAGATATTGATGATACATTTTTAATTTCCCATAGTAATAATTTTTTTAAAAAACTCTACGTCATGCTGCTTCGAAATGTAAATCGAAGAAAAATTTTTACGGATGTTGTAAAACACTATAAGGCATTGAGTGAAGCCGGACAAACTACTGATTTGGCATTTAACTCATTTTTTTACGTTTCTAGTAGCGAATATAATTTATACGAATTTATTGTGGCTTTTGCTCGACTTCATAAATTGCCAAAGGCGGTTATAAAACTGAAAAAAATTAAGGCTGGTATTTCTGATTTTTTGTTGACAGGTAGAGGCGGACACGACCATAAATTTGAAAAGATTAAAGAAATCATTTCGTTTTACCCTAATCTAAATTACGTATTATTAGGAGATGACTCACAGCAAGATGCCTATATTTATGAACGTGTATGCAAACTTTTCCCCAAAAATATTACAGCCGTGTATATACGACAGACAGCTTCAACAAAGTCTAAAAAAATTAGTAAGGTGCTCCTAAATATATCGAGTCTCAATGTTGAAACCTGTTATTTTGAATATAGTCGTGAGGCTATTGAACATTCAGCATCTATAGAAATAATATAG
- a CDS encoding diacylglycerol/lipid kinase family protein translates to MSRKPEILVIFNPISGDINKKPILNDIALEAEIKGFNLKKYKTTGNNDLDKIKNILNDTSFKHVIVVGGDGTLQLAANAIMEKNLPLGIIPAGSSNGFASNLNLPTQLSAQIAVTFGNHSIDVDMLSVNGDLCLHIADIGVNAVLIKNYEDSRIRGKLGYALQTIPSLVKSDYPYQFEIIINHEKFTKEGIMLAIANAKQFGTGATINPDGELNDGQFEILVFKKMDVIQILQTLKNTPRMDKDFVECFSANKAKIAIPKPIEFQIDGEYLGKVSEIDVKILPKKLKVLVNK, encoded by the coding sequence ATGTCTAGAAAACCTGAAATATTAGTAATTTTTAATCCTATTTCTGGTGATATCAACAAAAAACCAATACTTAATGATATCGCTTTAGAAGCTGAAATAAAAGGCTTTAACCTGAAAAAATATAAAACCACTGGTAACAATGATCTCGATAAAATAAAAAATATTCTTAACGATACATCTTTTAAACATGTCATCGTCGTAGGTGGCGATGGTACCTTGCAATTAGCTGCCAATGCTATAATGGAAAAAAACCTACCGCTTGGTATTATTCCAGCAGGATCATCCAATGGATTCGCATCAAATTTAAATTTACCTACTCAACTTAGTGCGCAAATCGCTGTGACTTTTGGTAACCACAGTATTGATGTTGATATGCTATCCGTAAACGGTGATTTATGCCTTCACATTGCAGATATTGGAGTTAACGCTGTACTTATTAAAAATTATGAGGATTCCAGAATCAGAGGGAAGCTTGGTTATGCTCTACAAACCATTCCTTCGTTGGTAAAATCGGATTATCCATACCAATTTGAAATTATCATCAACCATGAAAAGTTCACAAAAGAAGGTATTATGCTAGCCATTGCAAATGCCAAACAGTTTGGTACAGGTGCCACTATCAATCCTGATGGAGAACTCAATGATGGTCAGTTTGAGATTCTGGTTTTTAAAAAAATGGATGTTATACAAATTCTTCAAACTTTAAAAAATACGCCTAGGATGGATAAGGATTTTGTAGAATGTTTTTCAGCCAATAAAGCCAAAATTGCGATACCAAAGCCTATTGAATTTCAA